The Spirosoma foliorum genome has a window encoding:
- a CDS encoding nucleotide sugar dehydrogenase: MINALRQKEKKIAVIGLGYIGLPVALAFAQQFRVVGFDSNPDRVAMLQRAEDPSRELPADAFIGADILFTADPNELKQAHFFVVAVPTPVDEYKVPNLRPLIRASEVIGVALKPGDYVVYESTVYPGCTEDDCLPILEFCSGLTVGRDFKLGYSPERINPGDKTRTLADILKVVAGNDEEATQTIADVYGAIIREGIYKAPSIQVAEAAKVIENVQRDLNISLMNELAIIFDKMGIDTQEVIKAASTKWNFIPFTPGLVGGHCIGVDPYYLLHKSRQLGYEPQVINSGRRVNDSMPDYIATKLVQMLLQRAKNPSETKVLVMGLTFKENIADIRNSKVADLVRELMAYSINVHIIDPYASPNEVAREYGLSLLDKPADQYDAVVVAVGHDEYKELDADYFKSLMKNAPILLDLKGLYRTNKDDEISYWQL, encoded by the coding sequence GTGATCAACGCGCTTCGTCAGAAAGAAAAGAAAATCGCCGTCATTGGCCTGGGATATATCGGTCTGCCGGTTGCGCTTGCGTTTGCCCAACAATTTCGGGTCGTTGGTTTCGATAGCAACCCCGATCGGGTGGCGATGCTGCAACGAGCTGAAGATCCTTCGCGGGAGCTACCAGCCGATGCGTTTATCGGTGCCGATATTTTGTTTACTGCCGACCCGAATGAACTGAAACAGGCGCATTTTTTTGTCGTGGCCGTTCCTACGCCAGTAGATGAATATAAAGTGCCCAATTTAAGACCATTGATACGCGCTTCGGAAGTTATTGGTGTCGCTCTGAAGCCAGGAGATTATGTTGTATACGAATCTACGGTTTATCCTGGTTGCACCGAAGATGATTGTTTACCCATACTGGAATTCTGCTCTGGATTAACCGTAGGGCGTGATTTTAAGCTCGGCTATTCGCCTGAACGGATTAATCCGGGCGACAAGACCCGAACGCTGGCTGATATTCTTAAAGTAGTCGCAGGAAATGACGAAGAAGCTACGCAGACTATTGCCGACGTGTATGGGGCTATCATTCGGGAAGGCATTTATAAAGCGCCAAGCATTCAGGTTGCCGAAGCGGCTAAAGTAATTGAAAACGTTCAGCGTGATCTTAATATCTCGCTCATGAACGAGCTGGCCATCATTTTCGACAAAATGGGCATCGACACGCAGGAGGTGATTAAGGCTGCTTCAACGAAATGGAATTTTATACCCTTTACGCCCGGACTGGTTGGTGGGCATTGTATTGGTGTCGATCCCTATTATTTGCTCCATAAATCCCGACAACTGGGTTACGAACCGCAGGTGATTAACTCCGGTCGTCGTGTTAACGATAGTATGCCCGACTACATCGCCACGAAGTTGGTGCAAATGCTGTTACAGCGCGCCAAAAATCCGAGCGAAACGAAGGTGTTGGTCATGGGACTAACCTTTAAGGAAAATATTGCCGATATCCGCAATTCGAAAGTAGCCGACCTGGTTCGGGAACTCATGGCCTATTCGATTAACGTGCACATTATAGACCCGTACGCATCGCCTAACGAGGTCGCCCGCGAATATGGCCTGAGCCTACTCGACAAACCTGCCGACCAATACGACGCGGTCGTGGTGGCTGTTGGGCACGATGAGTATAAAGAATTAGATGCTGATTATTTCAAATCGCTCATGAAGAACGCACCCATTTTGCTGGATTTGAAAGGTCTTTATCGAACGAATAAAGATGATGAAATAAGCTATTGGCAACTCTGA
- a CDS encoding Wzz/FepE/Etk N-terminal domain-containing protein, which produces MVTSTEFSQIPNTNRWLFLPAEVMVRAIWRTRLRITASTIAFAILGVVVAFVQQPEFQSEARIIPEMNTGASDLFKRLSSMAGFAEVDFSDAEGVDAIRPDLYPTVLQSTPFILFLLKQPITIKGQLKTVGQFLTTGQISWPWKQWRLFDRQDQTHFSGKGPLYLTTQQQELAEEISERVNAKLNTRSGVITITVQMPDAQAAALVAQLAMNYLTQYVRNYRTGKARQDLAFYKQQLTDARKRYQAAQFTMFHYNDNHKAIAMQEATLDRHRMEDELAIARTVYTELSRRFEQAKLNVQERTPIFNVLEPPKVPLKRSSPKRVLTVLLVTGAGFMISILIVWIRQANLAGRFKAMIAEDRVLVAHLI; this is translated from the coding sequence ATGGTGACGTCGACCGAATTCAGCCAAATTCCGAACACTAATCGCTGGTTATTTTTACCTGCCGAGGTAATGGTGCGGGCGATTTGGCGAACCCGGTTACGAATTACAGCTTCCACGATCGCGTTTGCTATACTGGGCGTCGTTGTGGCATTCGTGCAACAGCCGGAGTTTCAGTCGGAAGCCCGGATTATCCCTGAAATGAATACGGGAGCGAGTGATCTGTTTAAACGACTATCATCGATGGCGGGCTTTGCGGAGGTTGATTTTTCGGATGCGGAAGGCGTAGATGCCATTCGGCCCGACTTGTATCCGACTGTATTACAGAGCACTCCGTTTATTCTTTTTCTGCTTAAGCAACCCATTACGATTAAGGGCCAATTGAAAACGGTTGGACAGTTTCTGACAACCGGGCAGATTAGCTGGCCCTGGAAACAGTGGCGGCTCTTCGACAGACAAGACCAAACTCATTTTTCCGGGAAGGGACCCCTGTATCTGACCACGCAACAGCAAGAACTGGCGGAGGAAATTAGTGAACGTGTAAATGCCAAACTCAATACGCGTTCGGGCGTTATTACGATTACCGTTCAAATGCCCGATGCGCAGGCAGCTGCCCTCGTCGCTCAGTTAGCAATGAATTACCTGACTCAATATGTCAGAAATTATAGAACCGGAAAAGCCCGACAGGATTTAGCCTTTTATAAGCAGCAACTGACCGATGCTCGTAAACGTTATCAGGCGGCCCAATTCACGATGTTCCATTACAACGACAATCATAAAGCCATTGCCATGCAGGAGGCTACCCTGGACAGGCATCGTATGGAAGATGAACTTGCCATTGCCCGAACGGTTTATACGGAACTATCCCGTAGGTTTGAGCAGGCTAAATTGAACGTGCAGGAACGAACCCCAATTTTTAACGTACTCGAGCCCCCCAAAGTACCTCTGAAGCGATCGTCGCCTAAGCGAGTGCTTACTGTATTGCTTGTTACAGGGGCGGGGTTCATGATAAGTATTTTGATTGTATGGATTCGGCAAGCCAATCTGGCTGGACGATTTAAGGCAATGATAGCCGAGGATAGAGTGTTAGTAGCCCATTTAATTTAA
- the tgt gene encoding tRNA guanosine(34) transglycosylase Tgt has translation MTFSITAKDPQSKARTGTLTTDHGPIQTPIFMPVGTAGTVKAVHQRELETDINAEIILGNTYHLYLRPGLEVLRQAGGLHAFNGWQRPILTDSGGYQVYSLSNTRKIKEEGVTFKSHIDGSKHTFTPEGVMDIQRTIGADIIMAFDECTPYPCEYGYARQSMEMTHRWLDRCIGRFDETEGHYGYRQTLFPIVQGSTYADLRRQSAETIASKEREGNAIGGLAVGEPAEEMYRTIELVNSILPADKPRYLMGVGTPANILEAIALGVDMFDCVMPTRNARHGLLFTTEGVINIKNEKWSKDFSPIDAGLGGYASTFYSKSYLRHLFKSEELLGGQIASLHNLTFYLWLVRQARAHIEAGDFVSWKNEMVIRLMQRL, from the coding sequence ATGACATTTTCGATTACTGCAAAGGACCCACAGTCGAAGGCCCGAACGGGAACCCTGACAACTGATCATGGACCTATTCAAACGCCGATTTTTATGCCCGTCGGTACGGCAGGCACTGTAAAGGCTGTCCATCAGCGTGAACTGGAGACCGATATTAATGCCGAAATTATTCTGGGCAATACCTATCACTTATACCTGCGACCCGGTCTGGAAGTGCTTCGGCAGGCAGGCGGTTTGCATGCATTCAATGGCTGGCAACGTCCTATCCTGACTGATTCGGGCGGCTATCAGGTGTACTCGCTTTCCAATACGCGTAAGATTAAAGAAGAAGGTGTGACGTTTAAGTCGCATATAGATGGTTCGAAACATACCTTCACCCCAGAGGGAGTTATGGATATTCAGCGGACAATTGGCGCTGATATTATCATGGCTTTCGATGAATGTACGCCTTATCCCTGCGAGTACGGCTATGCCCGACAGTCGATGGAAATGACGCATCGCTGGCTTGATCGGTGCATTGGTCGTTTTGATGAAACCGAAGGACATTATGGCTATCGACAAACGTTATTTCCTATTGTTCAGGGTAGTACCTATGCTGATTTGCGTCGGCAGTCGGCAGAAACAATTGCGAGTAAAGAGCGTGAAGGGAATGCAATTGGTGGGCTAGCTGTTGGCGAACCCGCTGAAGAAATGTATCGCACAATTGAGCTGGTAAACAGCATTTTGCCCGCCGATAAGCCTCGGTATTTGATGGGAGTCGGTACGCCGGCTAACATTCTGGAAGCCATTGCTTTAGGGGTTGATATGTTCGACTGCGTGATGCCAACCCGTAATGCCCGACATGGCTTGTTATTTACGACGGAAGGGGTTATCAATATCAAAAACGAAAAATGGAGCAAAGACTTTAGCCCTATTGATGCCGGATTAGGGGGGTATGCCAGTACGTTCTATTCGAAATCCTACCTGCGTCATTTGTTTAAATCTGAAGAATTGCTGGGCGGTCAAATTGCGAGTCTGCACAATTTGACTTTTTACCTGTGGCTCGTCAGACAGGCGCGGGCGCATATCGAAGCCGGTGATTTCGTATCGTGGAAAAATGAAATGGTTATTCGGCTAATGCAGCGACTATAA
- a CDS encoding glycosyltransferase, translating into MTIVLLIIWLLVVSIQLIFILFVYSRTAFYRVPEHTTLGVQSNARTGSTSGITIVVCARNELENLTELLPLLNAQNYPHFEVLVMDDRSTDGTHLLLENDITQLQHVRFIRIDKEHEHVTPKKYALTIALKKATYPIVLLTDADCRPASDDWLSGMVAPLINDQKAISLGFSPYEHRPGLLNFLIRSETLFTAVQYLSLALAGRPYMGVGRNLAYRTSLFFANRGFYTHMNVVGGDDDLFINEVATGKNTAISIHPDTFMWSKPKETWADWRLQKKRHLNVGKYYKSGNKFRLGLLTGSHVLTWAFALVIGIVVLVHEWYQQPFTANEWLLLLSGAGVFLFRMLTFWGITGRISYRLAHTVHWAIIPFMDVLLAIYYGLAGIATIFRRRKKRLYWR; encoded by the coding sequence GTGACTATAGTATTACTGATAATCTGGCTACTTGTGGTCAGCATTCAGCTCATTTTTATCCTCTTCGTTTATTCGCGAACGGCTTTTTACCGAGTACCCGAGCACACTACCTTAGGCGTACAGTCAAATGCACGTACCGGATCAACATCCGGGATTACGATTGTTGTTTGTGCCCGCAACGAATTGGAAAACCTGACCGAATTATTGCCCTTACTCAACGCTCAGAATTACCCACATTTTGAGGTTTTGGTCATGGATGATCGGTCGACGGATGGCACTCACTTATTGCTGGAAAATGACATTACCCAGCTCCAGCACGTTCGATTTATCCGCATCGACAAAGAGCACGAGCACGTGACACCGAAAAAATATGCACTGACCATCGCGCTAAAAAAAGCCACTTACCCAATTGTACTGCTCACCGATGCCGACTGCCGACCTGCCTCTGACGACTGGTTGAGCGGTATGGTTGCCCCATTGATCAACGATCAAAAGGCGATTAGCTTAGGCTTTTCTCCTTACGAGCATCGGCCAGGTTTACTCAATTTCCTTATTCGTTCCGAAACCCTGTTTACCGCCGTTCAGTATTTATCACTGGCGCTGGCAGGTCGTCCGTATATGGGTGTCGGTCGAAATTTAGCTTATCGAACCAGCCTGTTCTTTGCCAACCGGGGTTTTTACACCCACATGAACGTAGTGGGTGGTGATGATGACCTATTTATCAATGAAGTAGCAACGGGAAAAAACACGGCAATAAGCATCCATCCCGACACATTTATGTGGTCGAAACCCAAAGAAACCTGGGCCGACTGGCGACTACAGAAAAAACGGCATCTGAACGTAGGCAAATACTATAAGTCTGGCAACAAATTTCGGCTGGGCCTGCTCACAGGCTCGCACGTATTGACCTGGGCGTTCGCATTGGTTATTGGCATTGTTGTTTTGGTTCATGAATGGTACCAGCAACCATTTACAGCGAACGAATGGTTACTTTTGCTAAGCGGAGCGGGTGTTTTTCTCTTCCGAATGCTTACGTTCTGGGGCATTACAGGTCGAATTAGTTACCGATTGGCTCATACAGTCCATTGGGCCATTATTCCATTTATGGACGTATTACTGGCTATTTACTACGGCCTGGCGGGTATAGCAACCATATTCAGACGCCGTAAAAAAAGACTTTACTGGCGTTAG
- the rsmG gene encoding 16S rRNA (guanine(527)-N(7))-methyltransferase RsmG gives MNIDLILKYFPNLTPEQKDRFTALEGLYRDWNTKINVISRQDIDALYEKHILHSLGIAKIVQFKPGTEILDVGTGGGFPGIPLAILFPLADFHLVDSIGKKIKVVQEVADALGLTNVKAEQIRVEQLTTTYDFVVSRAVTRLKPFLGWVRYKIHKAGNNDRPNGVLYLKGGDLAEELAEVTDRYRVYDLSDYFEEPFFETKKVVYIPKK, from the coding sequence ATGAACATTGATCTAATTTTAAAATACTTTCCGAACCTCACGCCTGAACAAAAAGATCGTTTTACGGCATTAGAAGGGCTATATCGCGACTGGAATACAAAAATCAATGTAATTTCGCGACAGGATATCGATGCGCTCTACGAAAAGCATATCCTGCATTCGCTGGGGATTGCCAAGATTGTTCAGTTCAAGCCTGGCACCGAAATTTTAGACGTCGGTACGGGGGGTGGTTTTCCGGGTATTCCGTTAGCGATTTTGTTTCCTTTGGCCGATTTTCACCTGGTCGATAGTATTGGCAAGAAAATAAAGGTCGTTCAGGAAGTAGCCGATGCTTTGGGGCTGACGAATGTGAAGGCCGAGCAAATTCGGGTAGAGCAGCTGACAACGACCTATGATTTCGTGGTAAGTCGAGCCGTTACGCGTCTAAAGCCTTTTTTAGGCTGGGTACGCTATAAAATTCATAAAGCGGGTAACAACGATCGCCCTAATGGTGTTTTGTATCTCAAAGGCGGTGACCTTGCCGAAGAACTAGCCGAAGTAACTGATCGTTACCGCGTTTATGATCTATCGGATTATTTTGAAGAACCTTTTTTCGAGACCAAGAAAGTAGTTTATATACCTAAAAAATAA
- a CDS encoding relaxase/mobilization nuclease domain-containing protein, with amino-acid sequence MVIRGAIRGNGKQLAHYLLSGEANECVQIVDVAGRSNATDAYLHQTLQSMSLTSELTKSQKGLYHAQINPAYSEDRKMSEKDWLKAADILGNELGLQEQRRVIVLHTKKGRTHAHVIWERYDHKTGKVIANKFSRLAQDRARKEMERVFEQQPTPHRNQHRPELKEALTNLWKETETGKDFVKAVHDNGYLLAEGVPRHPFMVVDENGRSFDLVRQLKGVRIKEVRQRLRHEKLIPEKEAIELMRQKQEGGSDANRAEQQRDLDKAKRTASAFWNNKQDATQESPETENRKHMKALADSFIQSGQELTEATDQIDSLEKKKKRAGEYFLNADELTGKAEETIAEEPATQADDYTVTSEDITTKPQSIESRQRQQRIAEQFAANEEDTSQPSTESDRKRHQDILKEFMQAEDELVDQNELPQEETVQRQQTTARQFFENEELTTAEAADSKDEIQRLIQEQRAIRERNRRKEKKRVR; translated from the coding sequence ATGGTCATCCGAGGAGCGATACGGGGCAATGGCAAGCAGTTAGCGCATTATCTTCTTTCTGGGGAAGCCAATGAATGTGTCCAGATTGTGGACGTGGCCGGACGCTCCAACGCAACCGATGCTTATTTGCATCAGACCCTGCAAAGCATGTCGCTGACCAGCGAACTGACCAAAAGCCAGAAAGGATTATATCACGCCCAAATCAATCCAGCCTATAGCGAAGACCGAAAGATGAGCGAAAAGGACTGGCTGAAAGCAGCTGATATTCTGGGAAACGAGTTAGGGTTGCAGGAGCAACGGCGCGTGATTGTCCTGCACACCAAAAAGGGTCGGACACACGCGCATGTGATTTGGGAACGCTACGATCATAAAACGGGCAAAGTCATTGCCAACAAGTTTAGCCGACTGGCTCAAGATCGCGCTCGTAAAGAAATGGAGCGGGTGTTTGAACAGCAACCTACGCCCCACCGCAACCAGCATCGGCCTGAACTCAAAGAAGCACTGACCAATCTGTGGAAGGAAACTGAAACAGGGAAAGACTTTGTGAAGGCCGTTCATGATAATGGTTATCTGTTGGCGGAAGGTGTGCCGCGTCACCCGTTCATGGTAGTGGATGAAAATGGACGGTCGTTCGATCTGGTGCGTCAGCTCAAAGGGGTACGGATCAAGGAAGTTCGTCAGCGTTTGCGTCATGAGAAGTTGATACCCGAAAAAGAAGCCATCGAGTTGATGCGGCAAAAGCAGGAAGGTGGTAGCGATGCAAATAGGGCCGAACAACAGCGCGATTTAGATAAAGCCAAACGAACGGCCAGTGCATTTTGGAACAATAAGCAGGACGCGACGCAGGAAAGCCCAGAGACCGAGAACCGCAAGCACATGAAAGCTTTGGCTGACAGTTTTATCCAGTCAGGGCAGGAATTGACAGAAGCCACTGACCAAATCGATAGCCTTGAAAAGAAAAAGAAACGGGCAGGGGAGTATTTTCTAAACGCCGATGAATTGACGGGCAAAGCCGAGGAAACGATTGCTGAAGAACCTGCAACACAAGCGGATGATTACACAGTGACAAGTGAGGACATTACCACGAAGCCACAGAGCATTGAGAGCCGACAGAGACAACAAAGGATAGCAGAGCAATTTGCAGCTAACGAAGAAGACACAAGTCAACCGAGTACAGAGTCAGATCGTAAACGGCATCAAGATATCCTGAAAGAGTTTATGCAGGCCGAGGACGAATTGGTTGATCAAAACGAACTACCACAGGAAGAAACCGTGCAGCGACAACAAACAACAGCACGGCAATTTTTTGAAAATGAAGAACTGACGACAGCCGAAGCTGCTGACAGCAAAGACGAGATTCAACGACTGATACAGGAGCAGAGGGCGATCCGAGAGCGCAATCGGCGGAAGGAAAAGAAGCGGGTTCGCTAA
- a CDS encoding plasmid mobilization protein: MARPQKDDADKREFTIRVRVTASEKLRIWQMAAENGYTPSDFMRLRTMAATQPLRHKPTPDRELLLNVMAELGKVGSNVNQIARALNSRDETGQLAGIDTDEINQAMQGLDALTAQVLKLLS, translated from the coding sequence ATGGCACGACCTCAAAAGGACGATGCGGACAAACGCGAATTCACCATTCGCGTTCGCGTCACGGCATCTGAGAAACTGCGTATCTGGCAGATGGCCGCCGAGAACGGCTACACGCCCAGCGACTTCATGCGCTTGCGCACGATGGCCGCCACGCAACCCTTGCGACATAAGCCGACACCGGATCGTGAATTGCTACTCAATGTCATGGCGGAACTTGGCAAGGTCGGCAGCAATGTCAATCAGATTGCCCGTGCCCTCAACAGTCGTGATGAGACAGGGCAATTAGCCGGTATCGACACGGATGAGATCAACCAGGCCATGCAAGGCTTGGATGCGCTGACGGCCCAAGTTCTCAAACTCCTCAGCTAA
- a CDS encoding type IV secretory system conjugative DNA transfer family protein — translation MNPAEPQPVGEPQPARNWFGVTSAEIDHLFRFHADSSAFNKAILFLVGLVLTPITLAGALMGYARAYNRFMKPLAEYPLLHPLRPIVKFAMVVGAGLIWVALFILMVSLAQVAVIFGLSGYAFIVFVTFNLLFTFIVFMAFRRWQIGINNMLVESNRFGSARFARPDELNPYRQGPGIYIGGGYVFKDKGHILTVAGTRGGKGTNLIIPNLLGLGGYTGSWVVIDPKGENAAITARYQRKSGRQVVILNPWGLLEEHIGEAESYNPLDILADTSSIHLVDDAHMIAEMLVPVERDDKNRFFTDTARSVVTGLIMQIATTQEGDDRTLTTLWRWARLAGDEWDELIARMRLNNDPVNGEIIRNAGNEIVKLMEAGEETFGSILSSVLQATDFLKSPSLQKALRSGYDPATLSDGDTALYIIIPADKLQSHARWLRLMATTTLRAVVRNPNKRVTFLLDEFAALGYLPEIETALSTYAGFEITVWPILQSLIQLQGLYGENWETFTANTAIRQFFTINDNFTANYVSAAIGQTSHVVTSRSWFGVSDANANQRPLVTPDEVRRGSADNIFAFLGGNPSTTFAKRPYFQMPELQDREDKNPHFRN, via the coding sequence ATGAATCCCGCCGAACCTCAACCGGTCGGTGAACCGCAACCAGCCAGGAACTGGTTTGGCGTCACCTCCGCTGAAATCGATCATCTGTTTCGTTTCCACGCTGATTCCAGCGCGTTTAATAAAGCCATTCTGTTTCTGGTTGGATTGGTCCTAACGCCGATCACATTGGCTGGAGCCTTGATGGGATATGCCAGAGCCTACAACCGGTTCATGAAGCCGTTGGCGGAATATCCCCTGCTCCATCCGCTTCGGCCCATTGTCAAGTTTGCGATGGTTGTCGGTGCTGGGCTGATTTGGGTGGCGTTGTTCATCCTAATGGTCAGTCTGGCTCAGGTCGCTGTCATCTTTGGCTTGAGTGGCTATGCCTTCATCGTTTTTGTCACCTTCAATCTCCTCTTCACCTTCATCGTCTTTATGGCCTTCCGGCGCTGGCAGATCGGCATCAATAATATGCTGGTCGAAAGCAATCGGTTTGGCTCGGCACGCTTTGCCAGACCCGATGAATTGAATCCCTATCGACAAGGCCCAGGCATTTATATCGGTGGTGGGTATGTCTTCAAAGATAAGGGCCATATCCTGACAGTTGCTGGTACGCGGGGTGGTAAAGGCACGAATTTGATTATCCCGAACTTGCTGGGCCTTGGCGGCTATACGGGTTCATGGGTTGTCATCGATCCCAAAGGTGAGAATGCCGCGATCACGGCACGGTATCAGCGCAAAAGCGGACGACAGGTTGTTATTCTCAATCCCTGGGGATTACTCGAAGAGCATATTGGGGAAGCGGAATCGTATAACCCGCTCGATATTCTAGCTGACACAAGCAGCATTCATTTAGTTGATGATGCGCACATGATCGCTGAAATGCTGGTTCCCGTCGAGCGTGACGATAAGAACCGCTTTTTTACCGATACAGCGCGTTCCGTTGTGACGGGCCTTATCATGCAGATTGCGACCACGCAGGAAGGTGATGATCGAACTCTAACAACTCTTTGGCGATGGGCGCGGCTTGCCGGTGATGAGTGGGATGAGTTGATCGCCCGTATGCGACTCAACAATGATCCAGTGAATGGAGAAATCATCCGCAACGCTGGCAATGAAATCGTCAAATTGATGGAAGCAGGAGAAGAAACGTTTGGCAGTATTCTTTCTTCTGTTTTACAGGCAACCGACTTTCTCAAAAGTCCATCGTTGCAAAAAGCATTACGCTCTGGTTATGATCCGGCCACCTTATCGGATGGCGATACAGCCCTTTATATTATCATTCCTGCTGATAAACTGCAAAGCCATGCGCGGTGGCTGCGGCTTATGGCAACGACCACCTTACGAGCCGTTGTACGAAACCCAAACAAGCGCGTAACTTTTTTACTCGATGAATTTGCAGCTTTGGGGTATTTACCTGAAATTGAGACTGCTTTAAGTACCTATGCTGGTTTTGAAATCACTGTATGGCCGATCTTACAATCTCTGATTCAGTTACAGGGTTTGTATGGCGAGAACTGGGAGACGTTCACCGCAAACACGGCTATCCGGCAGTTTTTTACCATTAACGATAATTTTACAGCCAATTATGTGAGCGCGGCTATTGGCCAGACCTCCCATGTCGTCACATCCAGAAGCTGGTTTGGTGTCAGTGATGCTAATGCAAATCAAAGGCCACTTGTAACACCTGATGAAGTAAGGCGCGGGTCAGCAGACAACATCTTTGCTTTCTTGGGTGGGAATCCATCAACTACGTTTGCCAAGCGGCCTTACTTTCAGATGCCAGAGTTGCAAGACAGAGAAGATAAAAACCCACACTTCAGAAATTAA
- a CDS encoding IS701 family transposase, with translation MPTLPSEFLTVILPYARLFCKRVFVNVQLLLTGAILTPGKRTVSSVLRIMGQASTKAFHKYHRVLSQVEWSTLQASRILLTQLVGMFVGQGPVVVGIDETLERRWGKSIKAKGIYRDAVRSSEKYVVKCSGLRWVSVMILCRIEWAKRVWALPFLTALAPSQAYYAQKARTHKTLTDWARQLLLQVKRWLPDRQIVAVGDSSYAVIDLLLALQGQVSLISRLRLDAALYGPIPVRPPGQRGRNRLKGDRLPTLPMVGNDRTTVWQKLVVGDWYGGHSQAVEYCTSTALWYHGGKKPLAIRWVLVRLDGQLTGLVSNDASLSGEQMISYFVRRWSMETTFALVRSHLGVETQRQWSDRAIARTTPVLLGLFSVVSLVANRLEGKSLLESQISSWYEKKQPTFSDALACVRRYLWVEMNFSISGSEVVHVKMSQQQYQLWQEALAWAA, from the coding sequence ATGCCTACACTACCCAGCGAGTTTCTGACTGTAATACTACCTTATGCAAGGTTGTTTTGCAAACGTGTTTTTGTCAATGTCCAGCTCTTGCTCACCGGGGCCATATTAACCCCTGGCAAGCGAACCGTCAGCTCCGTGCTGCGTATTATGGGGCAGGCCAGTACCAAAGCCTTCCATAAGTACCATCGAGTGCTGAGTCAAGTCGAGTGGTCAACTTTGCAAGCCAGCCGGATTTTGTTGACCCAACTCGTGGGCATGTTTGTCGGTCAGGGGCCTGTGGTGGTGGGTATTGATGAGACCTTAGAACGGCGATGGGGTAAATCCATCAAAGCCAAGGGTATCTATCGGGATGCAGTCCGTAGTAGTGAGAAGTACGTGGTCAAATGTAGTGGGTTGCGGTGGGTAAGCGTAATGATCTTGTGCCGCATCGAGTGGGCCAAACGGGTCTGGGCCTTACCCTTCCTGACGGCACTGGCTCCCTCTCAAGCCTATTATGCCCAGAAGGCGCGTACTCATAAAACGCTCACCGACTGGGCTAGACAGTTGCTTTTGCAAGTGAAGCGATGGCTTCCTGATCGTCAGATAGTTGCCGTGGGGGACAGTAGCTATGCCGTGATTGATTTACTGCTGGCACTGCAAGGACAGGTAAGCCTGATTAGTCGCCTACGCTTAGATGCGGCCCTATATGGGCCAATTCCGGTTCGGCCACCAGGGCAACGAGGGCGGAATCGGCTTAAAGGCGATCGCTTACCTACACTGCCAATGGTAGGCAACGACAGGACTACTGTTTGGCAAAAACTGGTGGTAGGAGATTGGTACGGGGGACATTCGCAAGCGGTGGAGTACTGTACAAGTACCGCTCTTTGGTATCACGGGGGCAAAAAGCCGCTTGCTATTCGATGGGTATTGGTACGTCTGGATGGTCAACTAACGGGTCTGGTTAGTAATGATGCCTCCCTGAGTGGGGAGCAGATGATTAGCTATTTTGTGCGCAGGTGGTCGATGGAAACCACGTTTGCTTTAGTGCGGTCGCATTTGGGGGTGGAGACCCAACGGCAGTGGAGTGATCGGGCCATTGCTCGCACTACGCCGGTGTTGCTGGGCTTGTTTTCGGTGGTGAGCTTGGTGGCTAATAGGCTTGAAGGAAAGAGTTTGTTAGAGAGCCAGATAAGTAGTTGGTATGAGAAAAAGCAGCCAACTTTTAGTGATGCATTGGCTTGTGTACGCAGGTATTTATGGGTAGAAATGAATTTTTCGATCTCTGGATCAGAGGTTGTCCACGTAAAAATGAGCCAACAGCAGTACCAGTTATGGCAGGAAGCCTTAGCTTGGGCAGCATAA